In the genome of Parasteatoda tepidariorum isolate YZ-2023 chromosome 10, CAS_Ptep_4.0, whole genome shotgun sequence, the window GTTACGTAACAAATCCATCACgactaaatatttcaaagttgaaattttcttatCCAAATTACTCCCCTTCAATTAAGAATACACACTTCAGTGTAGTCGCTGTGCACGCGCGCAATTCTAAAATTCTCAATTAAGGGGAACTTCAGGGTATTTGATGGCTCAATCCATGCGTGGTGAACACTTCTGTGGGTCTTAGGTGACTTAAATCGGAGTTTTCGTATCGACTTCTAACTGACCCAATTAACACCTTCACAGATTGAACCcggaaaaaagaatattgataGATATCGTTTAGGAGGGTAAATGTAAGTGAATTTATCGTGATCTATTGTCAGAGAGATATCTGCAAATGTTGTAATTACGATATCAAATGACCCTCAAAACGGAAAAAGTAATTTCGTAATCTTTTTTGCTTTCCCTGCCatattgatcattttttttttaaaagtaattattaaggTCTGCATTTCGATGACATCTGTATTTTTAGacatcttattttgaaattcgatttttttggGGAGGGGGGTGCTTTGAAAAATTTGGTgtgtttttcgaaattttagggtaattttttcttctaatttttttttatattttgaaattcttttggaattaatcattttatttttgcttttttgcattttacaatattaatgtTCATACGCaagttgttttcaaaattcattcattcacaaaaattttcaaattgccaatttttgttcgtttaaatttttttttctattgaaaataatgtaactTTATCTGATTTTTCTATGTAAAGTGGTGtacacgaaaaaataaataaaaaaatgaaaaacattaaatgttgAAAGGGGAGTGGAGGGCTAGTATAGGGACATGACAAACTTTCTTGAATTACTTTTAtcttgaattacttttttttctatttattgcttaaattttttctgtgctTCGATTGGCAAGACAGCATTATTGTACATTTACATGCGGTTGCATAATAACACCGTGAATACTTGAgtagaaatttgcaaaaaaaggttttttagaTAGAAGagtcactttaaaattttctctttagtcttttattaacatattttatttttagaatttcaacaAATGGTATAGTATGTTATAAATCGTAAcacttatttacttattttttttatacctgtTTTGATAACTTTTGCCTTGTATAGTTTCAATTAACCAGCATTAAAGCATAAACAGATGTCTTCGCGGGGCTAATAATATGagtgaaatatgaattttaattcaatgttaTGTTACATGTAAATTTAGGAAAGAGATAATGTGTCGGATTAAGACTTTTGcttaattataagatttttttttttacattacaagggcgttttttatcatttataatggGTTTTAAGAGTCATCCAAATCTGAGCTGTATCTAACATATAAGCTTTCAAAACATAGTAATAAATTGAAACCCAGGCAAGGAAAAAATTAGAATCGAAAAAGTGAAAATCCacagaaagaattatttttaaaaattgagtaatTTCTTGGGTGAAAAATTTGAACACCTTAACCTTAAGTTAacactttaagtttttttagtccctcagtggactgatcgttaagacacgattcccagcagatcactgaagtcaagcatcactgactgctgtcagtgtgcgggtgcgtggctacttggatcagtctgcgtagggaccgagggtgtgcggtattggtcctcgttgaactgttctaccgtaaagtgctcgacttcgcgtgcaggtcgtcgggctaccgaagcgggggtgccatcccctctgcagaggatcaaaattgtgatggtatgtcttcggatcatcttcagggatgtttcccagatcgtcgccaatagcccattgtgcagctctagtgcgacgtaactGAACAACAgcaacaagtttttttaatcatctgtaaattttgagaagttaaaaaaaatataaatttaataaaaaacgcGAAACGAAATTAATCTTATTGTAagtagaataatataaaaaattttatttgccaaaatttttatttcaatttgcttaaaatatttcgttacaTGGAAAAAAGATCAAATTCTAAGCGGTAAATTCCACGATCAAATTCCAATCggtaaactaaatttttcttctttcttttttttcttttcttttccgaAGACAGACATACAGACTGCGTGCAAAAAtccctcaaatttttttttctctttatcgATTTTCCTTAGATTCTATTTCAGTGTTCATAGCATCAACATTAGAAagagaatagttttaaaataacttctctcGAAATCTATCGTGGAGCATTTACGTTGTTTTTTCAATGGCATGGTAGTATACAGCATGTTGAAATTTGTTGAATAGATTTGGTTTGAAACATTgagaaagatttaaaacaaaaaattcccaCTGCatctaaatactttttttttaaattatctacaCATATGTATGCAAGGAAGGTGTTCCTCCAGCCATTGCTCTTAtagaatattgttaaaatcCTGCTgatcaaaactaaaatgaaaattaaatttcagttacttaattttgtttcgtAAATTCAGTcccaagaaaaatattttttttactacaatacaaaacattcatttgcaatttttttcttcagaaaagcaaagattctaaacaaaattaatataaattgttttcttttcttgtttttttttaaaattttattttaaccgaaAGTAACTGGAGTGGTGGGTGCATCAGGGCATATCTTAGTGGGCCAGTCCACCCTtgcagttataaattttattatataatcaatgttgTGTACTTCGGCAATTTTAACCAGATGACAATATATTCAAAGTAAAGATacgagtacaaaaaaaaatactttttttttatatcgataTTCATATAAAACGTtacaaaatatctgattttcATTGAACAATAAATGAATGACATTCTTTCATGcctatattattataatataaattttaacggGTGACATAACAgttcaaatttaacatttaacttaatgttctttaaagttcattttgttacaaatagatggcagtaccaggcatgcctttttcttttcttgtattaattttgcacatttgattttgttactactagatggcagcactagcAACGTtcattataattacattaaaaagattACAAGAGAAAGCAAGAGATCCAGCATTATCTACTTTTTGAATTCAGAAAACCATTTACTACAACtacaacttttatttgtttgctaTTTCGATCTTGAAGtggtaaaattcaaaatatgccATTCTGCTCttatactataattttgagtgcttaataaaatatttacgctaacattttcaatttcatacttGTAGTTTAACTGTATTTATGtctgcaatttttaattgcGCTTTTGTGGTTAATAATTGTGTTTATTATAAACAATGGCGCATATACTAGATTTACCCAAAGAAATacttctcattatttttaactacatcCTTCAATctgaaaaccaaaaatattttttatcttcaatcTCAAAGGTTTGCAAAGCATGGGAATTGGTCTGTCAAGATGCTCATTTTTGGCGTAAAATTGATGGATCTTTGCCACTAAATGCTTTGTTTGGAAAAAGCAAAAATGGCTCTTTCCTTAAAACTGAAGAATTAATTTGTGGTCCAACggttaatttaaactattttgaaaatttagatgaACTGTTTGCTGGAATGccgaatttaaaatcaataaatttctcTAAAGTTCTGCATTTAGACAAACAAGTAATCAAATGTCTTaaaaaacactgtaaaaatgtaTCTTCAATAAAACTTCCAAAAAAGGATATTTCAATTACTTTACTCGATGAACTATTAGAAAATCATGGGcagaatttattagttttagacTTATCAGGACAAtcattcaatttaaagaaagcTCTGCTTGCAGTTTCAAAATCTTGTTTCAATCTTGAAGAGCTCGTACTTCAAAATGTAGATTGTGTCAATGcatttcctttaaaagaaattcaagaaaACTGTTCTAAGATGAAAGTGTTGCGATTGGGTATGCCTAtaaaattctctaaatattcaaattctgAAAATCTTCCTGGTTTTCCTATGCTAGAGGTGTTTTCTCATCCGAATATTGAACTATGTGATAGATATAATCAACCTGGAAGCTGCGAGTTTTTTGATAAAGATTTGCGAAATCTACTTTCAAACTCACCTTTACTAAAGTTATTGGATATAAGAGGTAGTCTATATATTACTGTTAATGGGATTTTAGCATTGCCGGCCACTCATGtagaaagtttatatttatctatGTCTAAACTTTGTTTAACGGGAAAtatccttgaaattttgaataagtgGATCAGAAGCCTTCGTAGCGTGGACATTTCAAGAATGACTTCATTTCGTATAAATGAGGTATTGGTTGATGTAACAAAAAATGGTAGAATGATTAATTTAGAGCAGttagatttaaataacacaaaGATCAATGCAGAAACAATTATTAAGATCATAGAGAACTGTGCAAATCTCAATTCTGTCAACTTATCATCTTGTCGAGAGGTCGGTAGAGGTTGCATGcgtgaatttaaaaatagatctgATTTGTTAAAACTACATGAAAAGCTTTTATGTCGacttaatgaataaatgtttttagctgttttatagcaaatataaatTGTATCAAATACTATTTTATCATAACCAATAGCACATGTAAACTTATAAAAAGTAatctgtataaaataaaattttatctttgtcAGTTATATTAGTGGAAATTTATGTggtaatttgattaaaatataattttatcttaacagGCTAcatttttggaaatgttatgAGTAGTctgtaaaatatagaattttatattaaccAGCTACATGtgtgaaaattaatgaatgaggctttaaaatggaattttatctTTTCCAGCTACACATCTCAAAATTTATGATGTaatctagaaaatataattttatttttgttagctACATATGTGTGTGGAAATTTATGAGGTAGCCTGTATAAAGTACACTTTTATCTTTCCCAGCTACACACCTCAAAATTTATGACGTAaactagaaaatataattttatttttgttagctACATATGTGCGTGGAAATTTATGTGGTAGCCTATGTAAAGTAGAATTTTATCTTTGCCAGCtatataagcaaaaatttattcacttagTCATAGTCTGTATAAAATACAATCCTATCTTTGCCAGTTACATATGCGGAAATTTATGACATAGtctgtataaaatataattttatagagAACTATGTGAAAGTATCAATTGTATAAACTTTTCTTCTAGCTAAGAGGTCAGTAGAGGTTGCTAGTGAGACTTTAGAGAAAAGTATGATTTGTTAAGGTTATATGAAATACTTTTGTGTTggcttaatattaatttattgctatCTTATAAATTGTCAAATTTGTGATGGTAATTATCTGATtgccttcaaaatatttataataaaaataagagaagaAAGCagatgaaatattcttttagtttaaattttgaggTTTATAGTTgtgtaataacttattttaagtaattgattGTTGAGttgatttattacataatattgcCCAACATGATCTTGGCATGTACAAATTCCATTTGGGCATATTTTTCTTAccttcatataaatattaaaaatatcaagaagtACCCtctcatatttttaacagaacAAGAAAATGTCTTAGATGCTAGGTGAACTGtaccaaaacaaaagaaaaaattaatgaaagacaattaaattttaataagattaaaaaattattgaatccaataaaacttaaaaaaaaaaaataatattcttttattttcctagtcattcttatttttatttaaaaaagtttttcctaaACACTTAATACTTGAAATTTCAATACGATGGCAAATATGagaattgttattaattttcgtttaacatttgtttcaaatctttaataaattttgactctgtcaaagaacataatttttttttatatgtttatattaaaattcttgcctatctaaatttctttcttttgctgtttataattattatttttggaaaggAAGAATGATTCTTCAAATGAATAGCTGtatattatgcaaataatatagtctatatattattatatagtgattcccaattttttacagctgtggaaccctaaataatcaagCTTCTTTTGGTGGAAGTCAAactttatgtattaaaataaggtttgttagctgtaaatatacttttcaaagaaataaggCAGAgaagaaactaattattttgaaaatatttaaagtgaagAATGAAGCAATGGATTTGTTCTAGGTGTATGCATatactgaaaatgaataaaataagttccaattttggttttcaaaaaagaactgcTATGCACGTTGATAATAGTAATCAGagaatcataattatttattctggaATTAggttactttattttgaattgctcAATTAGAAATacttatggattttttttagtgtgtattttttctaaatttattcaatatattgtttgttttttgattaaaaaaactatatattttttctttttaaattttacttcttttttattggtattttacatatataatttaatataaataactaaaatgttacatgaattatgatttaatgcgtggatataaatatctttattactggttttttttaaaaaaaaaaaaagctgtaacTTTAGGAATCCCTGTGATCCTTTTACAGAACCCTAGAGTTCATGGGAATACCTTTTGGGAACTGCTggtctagtttattttttattgaattgaaatgaaaacttcATTATCATCAgcatttctttctgaaaataaagttttttttaaaaaaaaaaattttttttttataaaaattccttttatttttctgctttctcttttttttttaatagttttttttttgtatttttttttaataatgttattaaaattttttctccaaagaGCAATAAACAATAGGCTTACAtgtatttttagtatatattctaaaaattgtttaagcCTGTACAAGTTTTTCCCATTTATGTATTTCTTAGGCTAGCATGCTCAGCACCAGCAGGgcggataaaaaaaatgtaaagattttttttaaatattttttaagcccttatttatataatacctataatgagttaaaataaaagtaaatgtttgaCTTATGTTTTAGTAGTTAACTTAATGATGATATCTTCtcccagttttttttccttcctagtAAAACTAACAAAAGGACTTTATAATACTTTGTTATTACTGCTGGTGATTGCAAAAGTTCTTTCTGATATTTGTGTTAATAggtatatttatgttaatttgtttcaattaaaatttttatagaatataatttCTAAGAAGTTGCATGTTTTACTGAAAATGGAACATAATTCAAAAGCTTATTGGAAGAAGGTACCAAGTGATATTTTATCAAATCTGGAAacatgaactttaaaaaaatatgacaagaGCAGGGAGCTGTTTATGAAACACATTTACtcactaaaaactattttattttatgatctgaataagaaaaaaaattctattcatacATATGATCAGAGCATTTTCGTACATCCATTACCAATTTTTTAGAATGTCCGTTGTTTTTATAGTCTTTCTGTTCTTTATGATAATTAATGAtggataacttatttttaaagactaTCAGGCTGCTGCAAAGCACCAGACGAATTtgtcaatattaatttatatttttatttattgctatttattttcgttgtgatcttatttttaattttctaccaatttcagtttataacattatttttgacttactatattgttatataacattttaattttccgtTAATTGATCCaccttaataaattatttataaccgttttgttataaataccgttataaattatttataaccaatCTTACCGTTTTGTTTTAATAGATTTGTACATGCTAGCTTCATTGGTCAATCTCAATATTATAGATAGTTGATTCAAAACGTTGTAAAAGaatgtataattcttttttctaaatttgttcaTCAAGAAGAAAACAAAGTCAGCGCTTTGGAAATCACTTGAaatcaaatacaattttcataTCAGCCATGTATTAAATGCACAGTGTTGTTCATGTTTAGCCGTTTtcatttcttacataaaattaagtattgaaggaatttctttgtttttaataataatatttagttaaaatacaattttaactaGTAAGTATaagttttgcatatttaattactgaatgctaatcataattttgtatgcatactattaatttaacattaattctTACATTAATTCCCCATAATCAAGGGTACCACTTTTgtagtaaaaacaaaaacgcaCAGCAATCTTGAAAGATGTCTTCCAAGCTTGATTCGAAAAGAGTTGAATAAATCGAATATCAGTTGACATTGTCAAGAGTGTCTTGAATGTTGTGTTGGTTTTAAATTTCCGCATGGATTACTGAAAACCTCTGTTACGGCGTATAAGTAGAAAAGTCTTCAATGGAcaaaaatacattgaataaaggaaagtgttttaaaatgacGAATTAAAATTTGGACTGTTTGAAACTAGACGATTGGCTGGCGAACTTGTCATTAATCTTGTTGAAGGACTAACTCTTtgctaaaattacaattacgGATACCAGATGGCAGCACAACGAAGTATTAAACAGCCAATCGTCGGACATATTAACGTTTTCCAGTTCCCTAAGTTTTTTACACACCTTCGTAATTGCAGGTTTCTAATTCTTCCGCAACAAAATGTAACGCGTAAAAAAATTCGCGAGAAAAGAACTTAAATTCGGTGGCATAAATCgcaatttcgaaaaaaattcttaagttcACCAGTAAAATTTACCTTATCAGCACGTCAAATTTCAATTCTGTAGTTGCTTATAATAACTGGCTTGCCAGAAAATTTTGTACTA includes:
- the LOC107439573 gene encoding F-box/LRR-repeat protein 6; translated protein: MAHILDLPKEILLIIFNYILQSENQKYFLSSISKVCKAWELVCQDAHFWRKIDGSLPLNALFGKSKNGSFLKTEELICGPTVNLNYFENLDELFAGMPNLKSINFSKVLHLDKQVIKCLKKHCKNVSSIKLPKKDISITLLDELLENHGQNLLVLDLSGQSFNLKKALLAVSKSCFNLEELVLQNVDCVNAFPLKEIQENCSKMKVLRLGMPIKFSKYSNSENLPGFPMLEVFSHPNIELCDRYNQPGSCEFFDKDLRNLLSNSPLLKLLDIRGSLYITVNGILALPATHVESLYLSMSKLCLTGNILEILNKWIRSLRSVDISRMTSFRINEVLVDVTKNGRMINLEQLDLNNTKINAETIIKIIENCANLNSVNLSSCREVGRGCMREFKNRSDLLKLHEKLLCRLNE